In the Candidatus Delongbacteria bacterium genome, CGTGCCCTTGTGGAATAACTGGAGCCTGCCGGAGCCTGCAAAGGAGTGCGGAATTCATGGACAACTTCTGCTTCCATCCACACGGCTCCACCCGGGCCCCCGACCCGGGCGGGAGGGCGGCATGACGATCCACCCGGACCGCTCGGAAACCCTGGGCCAGCTGCGCGAGCGCCTGCTGGCGCTGGAACACATGCTACGGAAGCGCTTCCAGGATCTGGGCGCCGGCAGCGACTTGAGCCCGCGCCTGGGCCACGAAACCGCCTTGATGCTGCAGGAAATGGGCGACCTGGTGCCCGCGCCGCTGTTCTTCGTCCACCCGCAGGGGCGGATCACCTTCTGCAACCAGGCCCTGGGCGACCTGCTGGGCCTGACCCGCAGCCAGGTGGAGGGCCACCCGACGACGGAGTTCCTGCCCCGGCTCGGGCTGGAGGAGATCCTGGCGGGCGGCGCGGAGCGCATGCCCCTGGAGTTGGAGAGCGGCCTGAAGCGGCCGGACGGCCGCGAGCTGCCGGTCCAGGTCCGGCTCTGCGTTCTGCGTGACGAGCAGCAGGGCGCGCTGGGCCTGCTGGGCAGCGTGCAGGACCTGAGCCCGCAGCTGGAGACCTTGAGCGCCCTGCGCCAGAGCGAGATCCGCTACCGCGGCCTGTTCGAGGAAGCCCTGGACGCCATCTTCCTGATGGAGGGCGAGCGCTTTGTCGAGTGCAATCCCGCCGCCTCGCGCATGTTCGGGCGCTCCGCGGCGGAGTTGGCGGGCATGCGGCCGCTGGAACTCTCGCCACCCCTGCAGCGCGACGGGATTCCCAGCGAACAGCGCGCCGCCCGGCACATCGCCGCCGCCGCGGCGGGCAAGCGCCAGTTCTTCGAGTGGCTGCACGCCCGGGTGGACGGCAGCACCTTCGACGCCGAGGTCTCGCTCTCGCCCCTGGACCTGGGGGAGCGCCACTTCCTGCTGGCCATCGTGCGCGACATCACCGACCGCAAGTACGCCGAGGCGGTCCTCAAGGCCTCGGAGGAATTCAACCGGGGTCTGATCCAGCACGCGCCCATGGGCGTGATGTACGTGGACCTCTCCGGCGTCCTGGTCTACGAGAATCCCGCCATGGAGCAGATGATGGGCGTGCCGCGCCAGGCGGCCTCCCGGGCGCTGGGCCGGCCCCTGGCCGAACTGCCCGGCCTGCACGGCGTGCCCATCGACGACCTGCTGGAGCGGGTGGGGCGCGGCGAGGTGGTGCGCAACCTGGAGCTGGACTACACCTCGATCTACGGGGTGCGCAGCCAGCTGCTGGTGCAGATCTCGCCCCACGCGGATGCCTTCGGACGGGTGAGCGGGGCGATCTTCATGGTCCAGGACGTCACCGAGCTGCGCAACCTGGAGCAGCAGCTGCGCCAGGCCCAGAAGCTGGACGCCATCGGCAGCCTGGCGGGCGGCCTGGCCCACGATTTCAACAATCTGCTGACGGGAATCAGCGGCAACGCCGAGCTGGCGCTCCAGCACATGGACGAGCCGGACTCCGTGCGCCGCTACCTGCAGGACCAGATCCAGATCTGCCAGCGCGCGGCGGAGCTGACCCGCCGGCTGCTGACCTTCAGCCGCCAGGAGGAGATGGCCCCCCGGCCGCTCCTGCTGCAGCGCCTGCTGGACGATCTGGAGAACATGCTGCGCCGGCTGATCGGCGAGTCGGTGGAGCTGGAGTGGCTCAAGGACGACGAGGGCTGGGCCATCCGGGCGGATCCCGGGCAGATCGAGCAGGTGGTGATCAACCTGGTGGTGAACGCCCGCGACGCCATGCCCGACGGCGGCAAGCTGAGCCTGCGCGTGCGAAACCTGGAACTCAGCCCCGGCCAGGCCCGGCGCGTGATGAGCCTGCCGCCCGGCCCCTACGTCCAGCTGGAGGTGAGCGACACGGGCCACGGGATCGAGGAGAACCTGCACAGCCGGATCTTCGAACCCTTCTTCACCACCAAGGCCCTGGGCAAGGGCACGGGGCTGGGGCTCTCCATCGTCTACGCCATTGTCAAGAAGTGCGGCGGCGCCATCACCGTGGAGAGCCGGCCGGGCTCGGGCACGCGTTTCCGGCTCTATTTCCCCTCCATCGGGGCTCTGCAGGTCCGCCAGATCGAAGTGCCCCAGGAGAGCGGCGAACTGCCCCGGGGCAGCGAGACCATCCTGGTGCTGGAGGACGAACCCGCCGTGCGCGAGCTGACCGTGCGGCTGCTGGAGCACTGCGGCTACCAGGTGCTGGCCGCCGCCGACGGGATGGAGGCCCTGGAGTTGGCCCGCGCCCAGCCCCGGCCCGCCGACCTGATCTTCAGCGACGTGATCATGCCCGGGATGAGCGGGCCCGCCGCCGTGCGGCGCCTGCTGGAGATCTGGCCCGACGCGCGCGTGCTGTTCTGCAGCGGGTACACGGACGGCGAACTCAGCCGCCACGACCTGAGCCCCGCCCAGGGCGCGCCCCTGCTCGGCAAGCCCTTCACGCTGGAATCGCTGAGCCGGCGCGTGCGCCAGGCCCTGGAGACGCCGGCCGGCGCGCGGGGGTCCGGCGCATGAGCACGCCCACCGAGCAGCGGCGCTCGCTGGCCGCCCGCGGGTTGCGCCAGGCCCGCCGCGGGCACAGCTTTTCCGCCCACGAGATCTGGGAGGAGCTCTGGCTGGAGCTGAGCGGGGACGACCGGCTCTGGCTGCAGGCGCTGATCCAGCTGGCCGTCTCCCAGCTGCACCGGGAAAGCGGCAACAACTCGGGCGCCCTGAGTCTGCGGGAGAAGGCCACGGTCAAGCTGGGCCGGCTGGCGGCGTCGGACTTCCACGAGCCCGAGTGGGCCGCGGGGCTGGGTCTGCCGTTGCCCTGCCACCTGCTGGTGCGCCTGGCCCGCCCGGACGGGGAGAGCCGGCCCGACGAACTCTGGGCGGACGCCCCGCCCCAAGGCGAGACCTCGTGAGTCGGCGGGCGGGAGAGTCCGCGACCGCCCGGCGGACCCGGGCCCGGGCGCTGGCGCAGCGGCTGCGGGAGGCCTACCCGGACAGCGGCTGCGCGCTTCGGCACGCCTCGGCGCTGGAGCTGCTGGTCTCCACCATCCTGTCCGCCCAGTGCACGGACGCCCGGGTCAACCAGGTGACGCCGGGCCTGTTCGGGCGCTGGCCCGACGCCGCGGCCCTGGCCGGGGCCGGGCTGGAGGAGCTGGCCGGGGCCGTGCACAGCTGCGGCTACCACAACCAGAAGGCTCGCGCCATCCAGGGCTGCTGCCGGCTGATCGTCGAGGAGCACGCGGGGCGCGTGCCCGACCGGCTGGAGGAGCTGGTGCGGCTGCCCGGGGTGGGCCGCAAGACGGCCAACTGCGTGCTGGGCACCTGGTACGGCCAGCCCGCCGTGGTGGTGGACACGCACATGATCCGCATCCTGGGCCTGCTTGACCTGACGGAGTCCCGGGATCCGGTGCAGATCGAGCGCGAAGTGATGGACCTGCTGCCGCCGGAGGAGTGGGTGGCCTTCACCCACCGGATCATCGACCACGGCCGGGCGGTCTGCGTGGCCCGGCGGCCGCGCTGCGCGGACTGCGGCCTGGCGGACCTCTGCCCCGCGGCGAGTACGTGAACCAGGCCCGACGCCGGGCAAACGAAAGGACCCTGACATGACGCCCGCCGACCTGACCCGGGTGGAGGAACTCACCCGCGAACTGCTGGCCCGCCTGGGCGAGAACCCGGAGCGCGAGGGTCTGCTGCGCACGCCGCAGCGGGTGGCCAAGGCCTGGGAATTCCTCTCGAACGGCTACCGAATGGACCTGGGCAAGCTGCTCAACGACGCGGTCTTCCACGAGGACTGCAGCGAGATGGTGGTCGTCAAGGACGTGGAGTTCTTCAGCCTCTGCGAGCATCACCTGCTGCCCTTCTTCGGCCGCGCCCACGTGGGCTACCTGCCGCGTGGCAAGGTCATCGGGCTCTCCAAGATTCCGCGGATCATCGACATGCACGCCCGGCGCCTGCAGGTGCAGGAGCGCCTGACCCACGAGGTGGCCCAGACCCTGATGCGCGTGCTGGAGCCCGGCGGCGTGGCCGTGGTGCTGGAGGCCCGCCACATGTGCATGCAGATGCGCGGCGTGGAGAAGCAGAACAGCTACGCCACCACCAGCGCCATGCTGGGCGAGTTCCACGACGACCAGGAGACCCGGGCGGAGTTCATGTCGATCATCGGGATGAAGACCATCTGAAAGTGGGATCACCCATCCCGGCGAGCGCAAGTCACAGAGAAGTCGAGCATCGGAGGAGCCATGGAATTCACGTATCACGACCCCTTCCCCCTGGGCCCGGACACCACGCCCTACGCCCTGCTGGGCCAGGATGACGTGAAGCTGCAGGCCTTCCAGGGCGACGAGCTGCTCTACGTGGGGCACGAGGCCCTCTCCCTGCTGGCCCGCCGCGCCTTCTCCGACGTCAACTACCTGCTGCGGCCCAGCCATCAGGAACTGGTGGCCCGCATCCTGGACGACCCCGAGGCCAGCGACAACGACCGTTACGTGGCCCAGGCCATGCTGCGCAACGCGGTCATCTCCGCCGAGCGCCAGCTGCCCTTCTGCCAGGACACGGGCACGGCCATCATCTACGCCAAGAAGGGCCACCACGTGGCCACCTCCGGCCGCGACGAGGAGGCCCTCTCGCGCGGCGTCTTCCGGGCCTACACGCAGGAGAGTTTCCGCTATTCGCAGATGCTGCCCCTGAGCATGTACGAGGAGAGGAACAGCGGCAGCAACCTCCCCGCCCAGATCGACATCGTGGCCTCCCACGGCACGGATTACCGCTTCCTGTTCGTGGCCAAGGGCGGCGGCAGCGCCAACAAGAGCCAGCTCTTCCAGATGACCAAGGCCGTGCTGACCCCGGCGGCGCTCAAGCCCTTCCTGGTGGACAAGATGCGCACCCTGGGCACGGCGGCCTGCCCGCCCTACCACCTCACCTTCGTCATCGGCGGCACCAGCGCCGAGACCGTGATGAAGACCGTCAAGCTGGCCTCCTGCGGCTGGTACGACAGCCTGCCCACCCAGGGCGGCCCCGGCGGCGCGGCCTTCCGCGACCTGGAGCTGGAGGCCGAACTGCTGGAGGAATCCCGCCGGCTGGGCATCGGCGCCCAGTTCGGGGGCAAGTACTTCTGCCACGACGTGCGGGTGATCCGCCTGCCGCGCCACGGCGCCAGCTGCCCCATCGGGATGGGCGTCTCCTGCAGCGCCGATCGCAACATCAAGGGGCGCATCGACGCCGAGGGCGTCTGGCTGGAGGAGTTGGAGCTGGATCCGGGCCGCTTCCTGACGGGCCGGCAGCTGGACGCCTCGACGAGCGTGCCCGTGGACCTCAACCGGCCCATGACCGAGATCCGCGAGGAGCTCTCCCAGTACCCGGTGAAGACCCTGCTGCGCCTGAGCGGCAAGCTGGTCGTCGCCCGGGACATGGCCCACGCCCGGCTCTTCGAGATGCTGCAGGCCGGCCAGCCGCTGCCCGCCTACTTCCGCGACCACCCGATCTACTACGCCGGCCCGGCCAAGACCCCCAACGGCAAGGCCACCGGTTCCTTCGGCCCCACCACGGCCCAGCGGATGGATCCCTACGTGGACGCCTTCCAAAAAGCCGGCGGCAGCCACGTGATGATCGCCAAGGGCAACCGCGGCCAGGTGGTCACGGAGGCCTGCCAGGCCAACGGCGGCTTTTACCTGGGCAGCCCGGGCGGACCGGCGGCCCTGCTGGCCCAGGAGCACATCTTCAGCCAGAAGGTCCTGGACTTCGTCGAGTTCGGGATGGAGGCGGTCTGGGAGATCGAGGTGCGTGACTTCCCGGCGATCATCCTGGTGGACGACAAGGGCAACGACTTCTTCCGGCAGCTGCTGTAGCAGTCGAGCGGGCCTGGGCCGGTATTCGGGTGCGAAGTGCCGCGCAGGCCCAGGCCGGCAGGAACGGGAGGCGGTCCGGATGCGGCGCGCCCTGCTCTTCATCCTGGGCCTGTTGTGGTTGACCGGCGGGCAGCCGCTGTCCGCCGCCCAGCAGGCCGATCCGCGCGGCAGCCTGGCGGGAAGCGTGCTGGACGCCCGCACCCAGCAGCCCCTGGCCGGAGCCAACGTGGAACTGCTGGGCGCAAGCCCGCGCCTGGGCGCCGCCACGGACCTGGAAGGCCGCTTCCGCATCCTCCAGGTGCCCGCCGGAACCTGGTCGCTGCAGGTCAGCATGCTGGGCTACGGCAGCGTGGTGCTGACGGACGTGGTGGCGCGGCCGGGGCGGGAGGATCCGCTGCTGGCGCGGCTGGCGCCCGTGGATCTGCGGCTGGCGGAGCTCACCGTGCGGCCCGAGTACTTCGCCGGGCGTCAGCAGACGGGCGCCGTCACCCAGGAGTTCGGGCGCGAGGAGATCCGCCGGGCGCCGGGCAGCGCGGAGGACGTCAACCGCCTGGTGCAGTCGCTTCCCTCCGTGGGGATGGGCGCCGACGACCAGCGCAACGACATCATCGCCCGCGGCGGCAACCCGCTGGAAAACCTCTTCCTGGTGGACGGCCACCCCATCCACAACCTCAACCACTTCGGCAGCCAGGGCGGCACGGGCGGCCCAATGGGCATGATCCACGTGGACTTCATCGACCAGGTGCACTTCTCCCCGGGCGGTTTCGACGCGCGCTACGGCGACCGGCTCAGCTCGGTGATGGAGATCCGCTTCCGCGAGGGCGACCGCGAGCGCAGCCAGGGCGAGGCCTTTCTCAGCCTGGCCGGACTGGGGCTGGAACTGGAGGGCCCGCTGGCCGGCGGGCGCGGCTCCTGGCTGGCCGGGGCGCGGCGCAGCTACCTGGAACTGCTCAAGAGCCAGATCGGCTACGCCAACGCGCCGGTGATGGCCGACCTGGGCGGCTCGTTCCAGCTGGACCTGGCGCGCGCCTGGCGGCTGTCGGGCCTGCTGCTCAGCGGCGTCAACCGCATCCGCTTCACCACGGCCGAGGACCCGGACCAGAACTACAACGTGGACCAGCTGCAGCACACGCTGGCCGGCGGACTGGCCCTGCGCCGGACCGCGGCGGACGGACGGCTGCAGTCCTGGCGTCTCACCCTCAACCAGCTGGATTTCGACCACGATTTCTCCGCCTGGAACGGCGGCAACCGGATCCGCAACCTGGCCCGCGAACAGACCCTCAGCCTGGCCCACGAGCGGGTCCGGCTGGGCCGGCGGCTGGACCTGACGCTGGGGCTGGGCCTGGACCACAGCGCCTCCGTCCACGACGTGCGGCTGGCGGAGATGCGCTCCAGCTGGGGCGACAGCCTGCCTGATCAGCGCCTGGACCTGCGCCACGGGCAGCGGCGGCTCTGGGCACTAAGCCAGGCGGAGTGGCGTCCCGTCCCCGGCCGCTCCCTGCGGCTGGGCCTGCGGCTGGACCACGACGACGACACGGGCAGCCTGGATCTGCAGCCGCGCGCCTCCCTGCGCCAGGCGCTGGGGCCGGCCTGGGCGCTCAACCTGGCGGCGGGCGGCTACGCCCAGGGCCTGCCCGTCTCCTGGCGCGTGCAGAGCGACGACCGGACGGCAGTCACCAGCATGAAGAGCCGGCACGCCCAGCTCGGGCTGGAGTGGCGGCCCCGGCCGGAATGGCTGGTGTCGCTGGACCTGTTCGCGCGCCGCTACCGGGACCTGCCCGTCAGCGGGCTCTCCCCGGACGTGCCCCTGGCGGACGCGGGCAGCTACTACGGTTACACCTACCTGGGGCGGCTGAGCTCCAGCGGGACGGGCCGCAGCCACGGCCTCGAACTGCTGGCGCAGAAGAAGCTGGGCGACCGGACCTACGGCAGCGCCAGCTACTCCTGGTCCGTCTCCGGCTACAAGACCCCCAGCGGTCCCTGGCGGCCCGGGCCCTTCGACCGGCGCCACATGGGCACGCTGATTCTCGGCTGGGTGCCCAACCACCGCTGGGAGATGAGCCTGAAGTGGCGGATCAGCGGCGGCCTGCCCACCACGCCCGTGGACGCGGCGGCCAGCGCCCTGGCCGGGGACACGCGCCACCGGCTGGAGGACTACCAGAGCGAGCGCCTGCCCGTCTACCACCGGCTGGATCTGCGGCTGGATCACCGCACGCAGGGCAAGCGCTGCAACCTGGTCCAGTTCTGGGACATCGAGAACGCCTACAACCAGAAAAACGTGGCCTACCGCTACTGGCACCACCGCGACGGGGAGGTCAAGACCTGGTATGGCTGGCGGATCATGCCGGTCTACGGGCTGACCCTGGAGTTTTAGGCCCCCCGCGGGGCCGAATGTGGATCCTGTCCGCTCCCGCGCGCCCCCGGACCTCAGCCGGGGTCGCCGCGCTCTGGGGGCCGGCCAGGTTCCCGCTGCTGAAGCGGCGGGGGCAATTATTGGCCGAATTCTTGCACCAGTTTCGGAGACGGCCGAAAACCGGGCTGAAAGCCTGATTCAGGTCGCCCCATCGTCAGGCAGGGGCGGCGACATGTTAAGGGCCAAGGCAAGGTGTAAGGTTTGATGGACGCGGCCGGGGAAGGGAATCTCGCCCTTCCGGATCCTTGTCCTTGTCTGCCTCTGGGCAGGTACCTACTTTGGAAACCGTTCAATGGGGCCAGGCCTGCGAGGGCCGGCGGGCCACTCAGAAACCTTTCAACTCGGGGAGACATGGAATGAAGTTCCGCAAAGACGAACGCGGCTTTACCCTGGTCGAAGTGCTGATCGTGGTGATCCTGGTGGCCATTCTGGCTGCCATCGCCGTGCCCAAGTACATCCAGGCCGTTCGCGGCGCCCGGGCGTCCGATGCCAAGGTGCAGATCAACGCCATCCTGAACGCGGCCAAGATCTATCAGCAGGAGACGGGCTCGTGGCCGTCGGACCTGACGATCATGACCGAGGGCGGCTACCTGGAGCTGG is a window encoding:
- a CDS encoding PAS domain S-box protein, which codes for MTIHPDRSETLGQLRERLLALEHMLRKRFQDLGAGSDLSPRLGHETALMLQEMGDLVPAPLFFVHPQGRITFCNQALGDLLGLTRSQVEGHPTTEFLPRLGLEEILAGGAERMPLELESGLKRPDGRELPVQVRLCVLRDEQQGALGLLGSVQDLSPQLETLSALRQSEIRYRGLFEEALDAIFLMEGERFVECNPAASRMFGRSAAELAGMRPLELSPPLQRDGIPSEQRAARHIAAAAAGKRQFFEWLHARVDGSTFDAEVSLSPLDLGERHFLLAIVRDITDRKYAEAVLKASEEFNRGLIQHAPMGVMYVDLSGVLVYENPAMEQMMGVPRQAASRALGRPLAELPGLHGVPIDDLLERVGRGEVVRNLELDYTSIYGVRSQLLVQISPHADAFGRVSGAIFMVQDVTELRNLEQQLRQAQKLDAIGSLAGGLAHDFNNLLTGISGNAELALQHMDEPDSVRRYLQDQIQICQRAAELTRRLLTFSRQEEMAPRPLLLQRLLDDLENMLRRLIGESVELEWLKDDEGWAIRADPGQIEQVVINLVVNARDAMPDGGKLSLRVRNLELSPGQARRVMSLPPGPYVQLEVSDTGHGIEENLHSRIFEPFFTTKALGKGTGLGLSIVYAIVKKCGGAITVESRPGSGTRFRLYFPSIGALQVRQIEVPQESGELPRGSETILVLEDEPAVRELTVRLLEHCGYQVLAAADGMEALELARAQPRPADLIFSDVIMPGMSGPAAVRRLLEIWPDARVLFCSGYTDGELSRHDLSPAQGAPLLGKPFTLESLSRRVRQALETPAGARGSGA
- a CDS encoding DUF309 domain-containing protein codes for the protein MSTPTEQRRSLAARGLRQARRGHSFSAHEIWEELWLELSGDDRLWLQALIQLAVSQLHRESGNNSGALSLREKATVKLGRLAASDFHEPEWAAGLGLPLPCHLLVRLARPDGESRPDELWADAPPQGETS
- the nth gene encoding endonuclease III; its protein translation is MSRRAGESATARRTRARALAQRLREAYPDSGCALRHASALELLVSTILSAQCTDARVNQVTPGLFGRWPDAAALAGAGLEELAGAVHSCGYHNQKARAIQGCCRLIVEEHAGRVPDRLEELVRLPGVGRKTANCVLGTWYGQPAVVVDTHMIRILGLLDLTESRDPVQIEREVMDLLPPEEWVAFTHRIIDHGRAVCVARRPRCADCGLADLCPAAST
- the folE gene encoding GTP cyclohydrolase I FolE, yielding MTPADLTRVEELTRELLARLGENPEREGLLRTPQRVAKAWEFLSNGYRMDLGKLLNDAVFHEDCSEMVVVKDVEFFSLCEHHLLPFFGRAHVGYLPRGKVIGLSKIPRIIDMHARRLQVQERLTHEVAQTLMRVLEPGGVAVVLEARHMCMQMRGVEKQNSYATTSAMLGEFHDDQETRAEFMSIIGMKTI
- a CDS encoding FumA C-terminus/TtdB family hydratase beta subunit — protein: MEFTYHDPFPLGPDTTPYALLGQDDVKLQAFQGDELLYVGHEALSLLARRAFSDVNYLLRPSHQELVARILDDPEASDNDRYVAQAMLRNAVISAERQLPFCQDTGTAIIYAKKGHHVATSGRDEEALSRGVFRAYTQESFRYSQMLPLSMYEERNSGSNLPAQIDIVASHGTDYRFLFVAKGGGSANKSQLFQMTKAVLTPAALKPFLVDKMRTLGTAACPPYHLTFVIGGTSAETVMKTVKLASCGWYDSLPTQGGPGGAAFRDLELEAELLEESRRLGIGAQFGGKYFCHDVRVIRLPRHGASCPIGMGVSCSADRNIKGRIDAEGVWLEELELDPGRFLTGRQLDASTSVPVDLNRPMTEIREELSQYPVKTLLRLSGKLVVARDMAHARLFEMLQAGQPLPAYFRDHPIYYAGPAKTPNGKATGSFGPTTAQRMDPYVDAFQKAGGSHVMIAKGNRGQVVTEACQANGGFYLGSPGGPAALLAQEHIFSQKVLDFVEFGMEAVWEIEVRDFPAIILVDDKGNDFFRQLL
- a CDS encoding TonB-dependent receptor produces the protein MRRALLFILGLLWLTGGQPLSAAQQADPRGSLAGSVLDARTQQPLAGANVELLGASPRLGAATDLEGRFRILQVPAGTWSLQVSMLGYGSVVLTDVVARPGREDPLLARLAPVDLRLAELTVRPEYFAGRQQTGAVTQEFGREEIRRAPGSAEDVNRLVQSLPSVGMGADDQRNDIIARGGNPLENLFLVDGHPIHNLNHFGSQGGTGGPMGMIHVDFIDQVHFSPGGFDARYGDRLSSVMEIRFREGDRERSQGEAFLSLAGLGLELEGPLAGGRGSWLAGARRSYLELLKSQIGYANAPVMADLGGSFQLDLARAWRLSGLLLSGVNRIRFTTAEDPDQNYNVDQLQHTLAGGLALRRTAADGRLQSWRLTLNQLDFDHDFSAWNGGNRIRNLAREQTLSLAHERVRLGRRLDLTLGLGLDHSASVHDVRLAEMRSSWGDSLPDQRLDLRHGQRRLWALSQAEWRPVPGRSLRLGLRLDHDDDTGSLDLQPRASLRQALGPAWALNLAAGGYAQGLPVSWRVQSDDRTAVTSMKSRHAQLGLEWRPRPEWLVSLDLFARRYRDLPVSGLSPDVPLADAGSYYGYTYLGRLSSSGTGRSHGLELLAQKKLGDRTYGSASYSWSVSGYKTPSGPWRPGPFDRRHMGTLILGWVPNHRWEMSLKWRISGGLPTTPVDAAASALAGDTRHRLEDYQSERLPVYHRLDLRLDHRTQGKRCNLVQFWDIENAYNQKNVAYRYWHHRDGEVKTWYGWRIMPVYGLTLEF
- a CDS encoding prepilin-type N-terminal cleavage/methylation domain-containing protein, encoding MKFRKDERGFTLVEVLIVVILVAILAAIAVPKYIQAVRGARASDAKVQINAILNAAKIYQQETGSWPSDLTIMTEGGYLELDNATMRQWTFQLVGDQQIQATSTAEMKGGAGNVVTFNIQEGRWEGYGFPKTAGN